One window of the Trifolium pratense cultivar HEN17-A07 linkage group LG2, ARS_RC_1.1, whole genome shotgun sequence genome contains the following:
- the LOC123905138 gene encoding PKS-NRPS hybrid synthetase cheA-like: MDSRRTKAQNSVTEGEINEVVEVRRLVVLGLFATAIVPSGQPRSPPNVPQPIEIDTSSHFATDREENDRDELIKWARSVSQSLRFAIIVRRSDSGEKRKAQLVLGCERSGKYVPAKKKLKSDTSGTRKCECPFRLRGYYNKATKLWRLTVVNGMHNHELDKGLEGHLVAGRLKPQEKEFMDEMTRNAVALKNILSTLKERDPENKTSAKQVYNARHRYRVKMRASMTEMQHLCKKLDDNKYYYKYRTVVEDGVEHLQDIFFAHPRSITLLNSFHTVLMMDSTYKTSKYKMPLFEIVGYTSTEKTFNVAFAWLSNEKEDNFIWALQQLRCLLRRETNLPKVILTDRDLALMNAILAVFPEAAALVCRFHVKKNVRTKAAELVKVRDGEKVKAADMRERVCLAFEDVLDSSTEAEYTENVMAFRKLCERWPKFVRYVEETILDTDKEKLVSAWVDKYMHMGNHTTNRAESAHGVLKSYLTDGLGDLVKGWESIHRMLGNQFTQVQTEFGQNMSVYGHTYRKKTLYSTLMFKVSRRAMRYIHTESKRVEFTGMDSMKCGCLMRTNYGLPCACLIAKKLHHNRPIRLDEVYKHWKIICFQDEEVGGDVEDDYACTAEWQAIQERLRTADVSMKNEIRDQLRKIAYPTTTDVEPPTTNVKSKGAKKKKVVRGTRSTSRDKSRWEHVEEYFTETQASQSSKPSPSIPSHSRPSSSQPTASNPMPTVSEAPLTVSNLLPLTSSSQIFGINHMPKFMHPFIEDIINVDGDGYCGYRAVALAQRGNEDDFELIRCNMSRELRLNKDMYVAIFGCEERYQYICDALLPPPRTRQRTSIRNSVAPMDKWFTLPDMGHIVATILDRVVVQLSILQNGPCETFFPLRSIPSPNPSSRVICLGALPDHYVLVKLKVGCPIPKSNKSWKQYCAKQSLGWEDSFIAAQHRFEEMMSTENVVPIQLVGAGSRETPLVID; this comes from the exons TTACGGAAGGCGAAATTAACGAAGTTGTCGAAGTTAGGCGACTTGTTGTGCTTGGCCTTTTTGCAACGGCCATTGTTCCATCTGGTCAACCAAGAAGTCCTCCTAATGTGCCGCAGCCGATAGAAATTGACACGTCGTCTCATTTTGCGACTGATAGGGAAGAGAACGACAGAGATGAGTTGATCAAATGGGCTCGAAGCGTGTCGCAAAGTTTAAGGTTCGCAATTATAGTTAGGCGATCCGATTCGGGCGAGAAGAGAAAGGCTCAATTGGTGTTAGGGTGTGAACGTAGTGGGAAGTATGTTCCAGccaagaagaagttgaaatccGATACCTCCGGAACAAGAAAATGCGAATGTCCTTTCCGACTCCGTGGGTATTACAACAAGGCAACAAAACTATGGCGTTTGACTGTTGTCAACGGTATGCATAACCACGAGTTGGACAAAGGGCTTGAAGGGCATCTCGTGGCGGGGCGTTTGAAACCGCAAGAGAAGGAATTTATGGACGAGATGACAAGGAATGCGGTCGCTCTAAAAAACATATTGTCCACATTAAAGGAGAGAGATCCGGAAAACAAGACCTCTGCAAAGCAAGTGTACAACGCTCGTCATAGGTACAGAGTTAAAATGAGGGCGTCCATGACTGAGATGCAACACTTATGTAAGAAGCTTGATGATAACAAGTACTACTACAAGTATCGGACGGTTGTTGAAGATGGAGTAGAACATCTTCAAGATATATTCTTTGCACATCCGAGGTCCATAACTTTATTGAACTCTTTTCATACTGTGCTGATGATGGACTCCACATACAAAACCAGCAAGTACAAAATGCCGCTGTTTGAGATAGTCGGATACACTTCGACCGAGAAGACATTCAACGTTGCTTTTGCCTGGCTCAGTAACGAAAAGGAAGACAACTTTATATGGGCTCTGCAACAACTACGTTGTTTGTTAAGGCGTGAGACAAATTTGCCGAAGGTTATCTTGACGGATCGAGATTTAGCTTTGATGAATGCTATTCTGGCTGTGTTTCCAGAAGCGGCGGCGTTGGTTTGTCGGTTCCATGTTAAGAAGAATGTGAGGACCAAGGCAGCCGAGCTGGTCAAGGTGAGGGATGGGGAAAAGGTCAAGGCGGCGGACATGAGGGAAAGAGTCTGTTTGGCGTTCGAGGATGTGTTAGATTCGTCTACTGAGGCTGAGTATACTGAAAATGTTATGGCTTTTAGGAAGTTATGTGAGAGGTGGCCAAAATTTGTTCGGTACGTTGAAGAGACAATTTTGGACACTGACAAAGAGAAGCTCGTGAGTGCATGGGTGGACAAGTATATGCACATGGGCAACCATACGACAAATAGAGCCGAAAGCGCACACGGTGTTTTGAAAAGTTACTTGACCGACGGTCTCGGTGATTTGGTGAAGGGTTGGGAATCGATTCACAGAATGTTAGGCAATCAATTCACCCAAGTGCAAACTGAATTTGGCCAGAACATGTCTGTGTATGGACACACATACCGGAAGAAAACACTTTACTCGACTTTGATGTTTAAAGTCTCTAGACGTGCAATGAGATACATCCACACTGAATCAAAAAGAGTCGAGTTTACTGGTATGGATAGCATGAAGTGTGGTTGTCTGATGAGGACTAACTACGGGCTGCCATGTGCGTGTTTGATTGCCAAGAAACTGCACCACAATAGGCCTATTAGACTCGATGAGGTTTACAAACATTGGAAGATAATTTGTTTCCAAGATGAAGAAGTTGGTGGCGACGTCGAGGACGATTATGCGTGCACGGCAGAGTGGCAAGCAATTCAG gaaCGATTGAGGACAGCTGATGTAAGCATGAAAAATGAGATCCGAGATCAACTCCGCAAGATTGCGTATCCTACAACCACCGATGTGGAGCCTCCGACCACAAATGTAAAATCAAAAGGggctaaaaagaaaaaggtggTCCGTGGAACAAGATCCACCAGCAGAGATAAGTCTCGATGGGAGCATGTTGAAGAATATTTCACAGAGACACAAGCGTCGCAATCGTCAAAGCCGTCTCCGTCAATTCCGTCCCACTCAAGgccatcatcatcacaaccTACCGCATCAAACCCTATGCCTACGGTGTCTGAAGCTCCGCTCACTGTGTCCAACCTATTGCCACTAACCTCATCATCTCAAATTTTTGGAATTAACCACATGCCAAAATTCATGCATCCCTTCATTGAAGATATCATCAACGTGGACGGCGACGGCTATTGTGGTTACCGTGCCGTTGCATTGGCTCAGAGAGGCAACGAAGATGATTTTGAACTGATACGGTGCAACATGAGCAGGGAGTTGCGATTGAATAAGGATATGTATGTTGCTATATTTGGTTGCGAGGAGCGTTACCAATATATCTGTGATGCACTACTCCCACCCCCGAGGACGAGGCAACGTACTAGTATTAGGAATAGTGTTGCACCGATGGATAAATGGTTCACGTTGCCGGATATGGGACATATCGTGGCCACCATATTGGATAGAGTAGTTGTTCAGCTCTCCATACTTCAAAACGGGCCCTGTGAAACTTTTTTCCCATTGCGTTCCATTCCGTCACCAAACCCGTCTTCAAGGGTTATTTGCCTTGGCGCGTTACCGGATCACTATGTTTTGGTAAAGCTTAAAGTTGGGTGTCCGATACCCAAATCAAACAAGTCGTGGAAGCAATATTGTGCTAAACAAAGTTTGGGTTGGGAAGATTCATTCATAGCTGCGCAACATAGGTTCGAGGAGATGATGAGCACCGAGAACGTTGTCCCCATCCAACTAGTTGGTGCAGGCAGTAGAGAAACTCCATTGGTGATTGACTGA
- the LOC123905139 gene encoding uncharacterized protein LOC123905139: MDVSLTQRMRSTLAAVYFGDGKPHLFRINDGETFEGLKQQLYQLNRTVNNPNDNRTVSNLLYRKPSIGSDGRVAFTRMAVENNDDVETMFSIFEQYSSTGPIELDATLTRSVEAILACLVGPEDPNRQTK, translated from the coding sequence ATGGATGTCTCACTCACACAACGAATGCGATCTACTCTTGCGGCAGTTTACTTCGGCGATGGAAAACCGCATTTGTTTCGAATCAATGACGGTGAAACGTTCGAAGGTCTGAAACAGCAGCTGTACCAACTGAATCGCACCGTCAACAACCCGAACGACAATAGAACGGTATCAAATCTCCTGTATCGAAAGCCATCAATTGGTTCTGACGGACGCGTTGCTTTCACTCGTATGGCTGTTGAAAACAACGATGATGTTGAAACTATGTTTTCAATCTTCGAGCAGTACTCCTCCACGGGGCCTATCGAGCTAGATGCGACACTGACAAGATCAGTTGAAGCCATCCTTGCTTGTCTTGTTGGGCCGGAAGACCCAAATAGGCAAACTAAGTGA
- the LOC123909274 gene encoding RING-H2 finger protein ATL20-like — MNFPNSILILTYFLFFFNIHQKHIVALATIETCLDTFCHTNQPLIRFPFHIEGKQAKTCGYQGFKVSCNENEKTQTLLNLPYMKKLKIQKINYAKQELLVNDPNNCLPKQLLSLNLSSSPFDAVYYQQFTFFNCSFNLEYLTSKYKPIACLSDFPKYVVFATPSLSVFVHLSSICDLVDTVNVPVKSPFFDQVLSSELDDDLRLSWNSPACGRCESHGGRCGFQVNSTFEIDCYNVPPRQGISRGASYAIAICVGVPSLLCFISLLSWICSKFRFGTHGWAWAHDTVADFEALLDPQQYTNISGLDKSTIESYRKIVIGDIIHLPKSNGKTCPICLSDYMPKETVKTMPECEHCFHAQCIDEWLLLNASCPICRTSPTCVPSQNLAQS; from the exons ATGAACTTTCCCAATTCCATACTCATCTTAACttatttccttttcttcttcaacattCATCAAAAGCATATAGTGGCACTAGCAACCATAGAGACATGTTTAGACACTTTTTGCCACACTAATCAACCACTAATCCGATTTCCATTCCATATAGAAGGAAAACAAGCAAAGACATGTGGATATCAAGGATTCAAAGTATCAtgcaatgaaaatgaaaaaactcAAACACTTCTCAATCTACCTTATatgaaaaaactcaaaatccaaaaaataaactatGCCAAACAAGAACTTTTGGTGAATGATCCCAATAATTGTCTCCCAAAACAACTTCTATCACTTAACCTCTCTTCTTCTCCATTTGATGCTGTTTACTATCAACAATTTACCTTTTTTAACTGCTCCTTTAACTTGGAATACCTTACCTCTAAGTACAAACCAATAGCTTGTCTTAGTGATTTTCCGAAATATGTTGTTTTCGCAACGCCTTCTCTTAGTGTGTTTGTGCACTTATCGTCTATTTGCGATTTGGTTGACACCGTGAACGTGCCAGTTAAATCGCCGTTTTTTGATCAAGTGTTGTCGTCTGAACTTGACGATGACCTTCGATTGTCATGGAATTCGCCGGCGTGTGGTAGGTGTGAGTCTCATGGTGGACGATGTGGCTTTCAAGTTAACTCTACTTTTGAAATTGATTGTTACAATGTCCCTCCACGACAAG GGATTTCCCGTGGTGCAAGTTACGCCATAGCTATATGTGTAGGGGTGCCATCTTTGTTGTGCTTTATTTCACTGTTAAGTTGGATATGCAGCAAGTTTAGATTTGGGACTCATGGTTGGGCTTGGGCTCACGACACGGTGGCCGATTTTGAGGCTCTTCTTGATCCACAACAATACACAAACATTTCAGGTCTTGATAAATCTACGATTGAATCTTACCGGAAAATAGTTATAGGTGATATCATACACTTACCTAAATCTAATGGCAAGACATGCCCTATATGTTTGTCAGATTATATGCCTAAAGAAACAGTGAAAACTATGCCCGAATGTGAACATTGCTTTCATGCACAATGCATCGATGAATGGCTTCTGCTGAATGCATCATGTCCAATTTGTCGAACTTCTCCTACATGTGTACCATCACAAAATCTAGCTCAATCTTGA